A region from the Vicia villosa cultivar HV-30 ecotype Madison, WI linkage group LG3, Vvil1.0, whole genome shotgun sequence genome encodes:
- the LOC131593226 gene encoding putative disease resistance RPP13-like protein 1, giving the protein MAAIVGGALLSVSMEMLVKKIVSGEFFDLFRRTKLDDVLLKKLKITLLSLQSVLHDADDKQITNPAVKKWLEMLQDVVFEADELFDELNTEALRCQVEGGQVLNKFLSYFKSINKKINSKLPKLFETLEHLRKQKLELKEGDSNCVWNVSPTTSVLGDESAIYGRDDDRKKLKEFLLSEGGNDGGSKIGVISIVGMGGLGKTTLAKLLYNDHHVKDNFEVRGWAHVSKDLDVVAVTKTLLESVTPKTDTANELNNPQVQLQQTLSNKMFLLVLDDIWLGRYVGWNSLIDIFNVGQKGSKIIITTRDERVVLPMLKYLCVHHIRSLETEDSWSLLARHAFVERNYQQHPNLEIIGREIAKKCGGLPLAAVALGGFFRTKLSQDYWSDVLNNSIWEQTHDEVQPALLLSYRYLPASLKGCFAHCSVFPKNSILVKKMVVQLWIAEGLVPQPKSEKSGEKVAEEYFDELVSRSLILQRSIDDKSEEFIGDEKACFEMHDLINDLAMTVSSPYCTRLDKHRPDERVDKRVRHLSFDREEYNSYDKFEILHGLKGLRTFLPMPLQASRQYSNSMFSKVFADLLSTMTQLHVLSLSHFQNITEFPNSIGKLIYLRYLNLSSTPIKRLPSETCKLYNLQTLLLLSRCEKLTELPKDMGKLVKLRHLDIKGTKLKKMPAQISKLKNLQTLSDFIVGSVKDGGLKIEDLGKYLHLRGSLSISQLENVIDTSHASQANLEMKKEIDELKLGWSYTAPSNSQIQSVVLERLRPSTNLKSLTISEYGGDKLPNWVDDPLFSNIVCLRISGCTKCSRLPSPGQLGSLKELFISEMQLVKSVCTVFYGSGSSSFQPFVSLETLRFEDMPEWEEWKLIGGTSIEFPSLISLSLSRCPKLKKNIPGNLPKLERLSLENCPELEGITPNNLPSLFALCLRDCPLLMKSRHSITNPPSDVFNQLVICLNSLQELTLLEIPSLTSFPRDGLPKTLQSLSIDYCENLEFFSHESFHNYSSLEVLKIYHSCNSMTSFTLGSFPVLKSLDIMNCEHLKSISIAEDASEPSLVFLRSIEIGRCDELESVSLSRLSIPKITSLHLWRCEKLSSLPESLKNLTSLQKMVISKLPNMQSFSINDLPNNLRELTLGDVGGILWNTAWEHQTSLSKLNIASDDIVKDVMRTQVPFLPTNLVSLHIFDLEDVECLDGKWLQHLTSLHKLHISFSPKLKSLPKKGELPSSLKELHICFCVLLKTKLQRKKGKEWRKISHIPNIYII; this is encoded by the coding sequence ATGGCGGCTATTGTTGGAGGAGCACTTCTTTCAGTTTCCATGGAGATGTTGGTCAAAAAGATTGTTTCTGGTGAGTTTTTTGATTTGTTTCGGAGGACTAAGCTTGACGATGTGCTGTTGAAAAAGCTGAAGATAACACTGCTGAGTCTTCAATCTGTGCTTCATGATGCTGATGACAAACAGATCACTAATCCTGCTGTTAAGAAGTGGCTAGAGATGTTGCAAGATGTTGTCTTTGAAGCTGACGAACTGTTCGACGAACTCAACACTGAAGCTTTAAGGTGCCAAGTTGAAGGTGGTCAGGTTCTTAATAAGTTTTTGTCTTATTTTAAAAGCATTAATAAAAAGATCAATTCTAAACTGCCAAAGTTATTTGAAACACTAGAACATTTGAGAAAGCAGAAGCTTGAattgaaagaaggtgattccAACTGTGTTTGGAATGTATCTCCTACAACTTCTGTTTTGGGAGATGAATCTGCTATTTATGGCAGAGATGACGACAGAAAGAAACTTAAAGAGTTTCTGTTGTCAGAGGGTGGCAATGATGGTGGAAGTAAAATAGGAGTGATTTCTATTGTGGGTATGGGAGGATTAGGAAAAACAACACTAGCTAAACTTCTTTACAATGATCATCATGTGAAGGATAATTTTGAGGTTAGAGGGTGGGCACATGTCTCAAAAGATCTTGATGTTGTTGCTGTCACTAAAACCCTTCTTGAATCTGTCACTCCAAAAACAGATACAGCTAATGAATTGAATAATCCTCAAGTACAATTGCAACAAACTTTAAGTAACAAAATGTTTTTACTTGTATTGGATGATATATGGCTTGGAAGGTATGTTGGTTGGAATAGTCTAATTGATATCTTTAATGTTGGACAAAAAGGGAGTAAGATCATCATCACAACCCGTGATGAAAGAGTTGTATTACCCATGCTAAAATATCTCTGTGTCCACCATATAAGATCTTTGGAAACTGAAGATTCCTGGTCTTTACTAGCCAGACATGCATTTGTAGAAAGAAACTACCAACAACATCCCAATTTAGAAATAATTGGTAGAGAAATTGCCAAAAAATGTGGAGGTTTACCATTAGCTGCAGTAGCATTGGGGGGTTTTTTTCGAACCAAATTGTCACAAGATTATTGGAGTGATGTATTAAACAATAGTATTTGGGAACAAACACATGATGAAGTGCAGCCAGCTCTGCTATTGAGCTACCGTTATCTTCCAGCTTCTTTAAAAGGATGCTTTGCTCATTGTTCAGTTTTTCCAAAGAACTCAATCTTAGTGAAAAAGATGGTGGTTCAGTTGTGGATTGCAGAAGGCTTAGTACCTCAACCAAAAAGTGAGAAAAGTGGGGAAAAAGTAGCTGAAGAATACTTTGATGAACTAGTTTCGAGGTCTCTTATACTTCAACGGTCCATTGATGATAAGTCAGAAGAATTCATTGGTGATGAAAAAGCATGCTTTGAAATGCACGACCTCATCAATGATTTAGCTATGACAGTATCATCTCCATATTGCACTAGGTTGGACAAACATAGGCCAGATGAAAGGGTAGATAAAAGAGTGAGACACTTGTCATTCGATAGGGAGGAATATAACTCATACGATAAATTTGAAATATTGCATGGATTAAAAGGTCTACGAACCTTTCTACCCATGCCATTACAAGCTTCACGGCAGTATTCTAATTCCATGTTCTCAAAGGTATTTGCTGACTTGTTGTCGACAATGACTCAATTACACGTGTTGTCACTTTCACACTTCCAAAATATCACTGAATTTCCCAACTCTATTGGAAAATTGATCTATTTGCGATACTTGAATCTCTCTAGCACTCCAATTAAGAGGCTGCCTTCAGAAACTTGCAAGCTTTACAATTTGcagacgttgttgttgttgtcaagATGCGAGAAACTCACTGAATTGCCAAAGGACATGGGGAAATTGGTGAAACTACGCCACCTTGACATCAAAGGCACTAAATTGAAGAAAATGCCGGCACAAATATCCAAATTAAAAAATCTACAAACATTGTCAGATTTTATTGTAGGCAGTGTCAAGGATGGtggattgaagattgaagatctTGGTAAATATCTCCATCTAAGAGGAAGTCTTTCCATCTCACAACTTGAAAATGTAATTGACACATCCCATGCTTCTCAAGCAAACTTggaaatgaaaaaagaaattgaCGAGTTGAAACTAGGATGGTCTTACACTGCTCCTTCAAACTCACAAATACAAAGTGTTGTATTGGAACGACTGCGTCCATCAACAAATTTGAAGAGTTTGACCATCTCCGAATATGGTGGAGACAAATTACCAAATTGGGTGGATGATCCTTTATTTAGCAACATAGTGTGTTTAAGGATCTCAGGGTGTACAAAATGTTCAAGGCTGCCATCCCCAGGGCAACTAGGTAGTCTTAAAGAACTCTTTATTAGTGAGATGCAATTAGTAAAGAGTGTCTGTACTGTGTTCTATGGAAGTGGTTCTTCTTCATTTCAACCATTTGTCTCTTTAGAGACTCTAAGATTTGAAGATATGCCAGAGTGGGAGGAATGGAAGTTGATTGGAGGTACATCTATAGAGTTTCCTAGTCTTATAAGTTTGTCTCTAAGTCGATGTCCAAAACTGAAAAAAAACATACCTGGTAACCTTCCTAAGCTTGAAAGATTGTCACTTGAAAATTGTCCTGAACTTGAAGGGATAACACCCAACAATCTTCCTTCTCTTTTCGCCCTTTGCTTAAGGGATTGTCCCTTATTGATGAAGTCAAGACATTCTATTACAAATCCACCATCTGACGTATTCAACCAATTGGTGATTTGTCTCAACTCTCTTCAAGAGTTGACCTTACTCGAGATTCCATCTCTTACATCTTTTCCAAGAGATGGTCTGCCCAAAACCTTACAATCTCTCTCTATTGATTACTGTGAGAATCTAGAGTTCTTTTCTCATGAATCTTTTCATAATTACTCATCACTCGAGGTTTTGAAGATATACCATAGCtgtaattcaatgacatcatTTACCTTGGGCTCTTTCCCTGTCCTCAAAAGTCTAGATATTATGAATTGTGAACATTTAAAATCCATATCAATAGCAGAAGATGCATCGGAACCAAGTCTAGTGTTTCTTAGAAGCATCGAAATAGGGAGATGTGATGAACTGGAGTCAGTTTCCTTAAGTCGATTATCCATTCCTAAAATCACTAGTTTACATTTGTGGAGATGTGAGAAGTTAAGCTCTCTACCTGAATCATTAAAGAATCTAACTAGCCTTCAAAAAATGGTAATTAGTAAACTTCCGAATATGCAATCTTTTTCCATAAATGATTTGCCTAACAATTTACGGGAACTGACACTTGGTGATGTTGGAGGGATTTTGTGGAATACAGCTTGGGAACATCAAACTTCTCTTTCAAAGCTGAATATTGCGAGTGATGATATTGTGAAGGATGTGATGAGAACGCAAGTTCCGTTTCTACCCACTAATCTCGTTTCCTTACACATCTTTGATCTTGAAGATGTAGAATGCTTGGATGGGAAGTGGCTTCAACATCTCACCTCTCTCCATAAACTTCACATTTCTTTCTCACCCAAGCTCAAGTCGTTGCCAAAGAAAGGGGAACTGCCTTCCTCTCTTAAAGAACTGCATATCTGTTTTTGTGTGTTATTGAAAACAAAGTTGCAGAGGAAGAAAGGGAAAGAGTGGCGTAAGATTTCTCACATTCCCAATATATATATAATCTGA